The Acidobacteriota bacterium genome segment GTCGACGGAGCGGCGACGGCACATTCTAACACATTGCAAACGCTTGATTCTTGTGATATATCAAAGCTCCGGGAGCCGTGATGGACGAACTGAAAACCGAATCCTTCGACATTCAGGAATACCTGACCCTCATCAAGAAAAACCGCCTGCTGATCCTGGCCTGCGTCCTGGCCGGGGCGTTCCTGGCTCTCATCTTCAACGAATCGCGGACACCCATCTACAGCGCCACCGTCCGGATCGAGGTCCGCTCGGTGCCCCAGGTGCTGCTTACCCAGTACGCCTACGTTTCCGACTGGTGGACAAAGGAACGTGACCTGAACACCCAGTTCGAAATCCTGCGCAGCCCCGCCATCCTCGAGCGGGTGGTGCGCAAAGCCCGGATCATGGAGCAAGCTGAACCGCCGGGCGAACGCTCTTCCGGCACCGCCCGTTTCTTCTCCGGGCTCACCCATTTCTTCGGCCTGTCACAGCCCGAGGCTGCGGCGCCCACCGGCTCGCACAGCCAGCAGGAGTTCGATGCCATGGTGGCCTCCCTGTGCGCGGGTGTCACCATCGAGCCGGTCAAGGACACCAACCTGGCTGACATCACCATCAAGCATTCGAACCCGTCGGTCGCCTTCATGGCCACGGACACTATCGCCAAGGCGTATGAGGATTTCATCCTCGAGACCCGCTTCGACGAAATCCGCCGGATGATGAACATCTACACCGACCAGCTGGTCACGCTGAAGAAAACGCTGCGCGAATCGGAAGAGGACTACCTGGCCTTCATCCAGCGCACCGGCATCTCCTCCCTCCAGGAGAAGAAGGAGATCACTCTAGAGGGGCTGTCCGACCTCAAACTCAATTACACCGACACGAAGATCCGTCGGGCCGAGGTGGAGGCGGACCTGGAAACCCTGCAGGGCGTCTCCCAGGAGAGCGATCTCGCCCGCCTGCTGCAAGCGCCTCTGCTGGACAAGAACGCCGCCCTGAACCAACTCAAGCTGGAGATTCTGAACGTCCAGTTCCAGCTGCAGGACCTGCAGAAACGCTATCGGCCTCAGCACCCGGAGGTGACGAAGAAGGAGAGCATGCTGCAGTCGCTGGTGACCAAGTTCCGCGGCGAGCTCGACACCCATCTCCGCAGCAAGCGCGCCGAGCGCGACGCCCTGATCGCCAAGGAAAACGAGCTGGCCCGGGCCATCCGTGAAAACGAGTCCATCGCCATCAAGGATTCCTCGGTGGCGCTGCAGTACAAAAAGTTCAAGGACGAGCTCGATTCGAACAAGACGCTCTATGAGACGCTGCTGAACAAAATCAAGGAGCTGGACATCACCAAGTCGTCCCGCGAGAGCTCGATCCAGGTCGTCGAACAACCCGTCCGGCCGGTGGATCCGATCTCCCCCCGCAAGGGCGTCAACCTGCTGCTGGGCTTGCTGCTGGGCCTGCTGACCGGCGTCGGTCTGGCGTTCGGCCTGGAATACCTGGACCAGACGCTGCGGAATACCGACCAGATCAAGCACCTGCTCAAGCTGCCCACCATCGCCATGATCGGCCAGCTCAACGACAAGGAGCTGGCGGGCGCCACTGTCCCGCTGGTCACCGAGCCGTCGATTCCCGGCACGTTCCAGGAAGCATTCCGGTTCCTCAAGACCAACCTGACCATCGCCACGCTGAACCGAAGGCACACGCTGATGATGATCACCAGCACCGGTTCCGGCGAGGGGAAAACCACCGTTGCCGTCAATCTGGCGCTTTCCTTCGCCCGTGAAGGCAAGGACGTGCTCCTCGTGGATTTGGACCTGCGCCGGCCCAAGGTGCACGCGGCCCTCGGGATCGACAACCGCCAAGGGTTCACCGACCTGATGGTGGATCCGTTCACCTGCATCCCACTCAGCGGCTCACTCGACAGCATCCCGCTGAGCGATCTGATCTACCTGCTGATCCATCTCGGCCACAGCGGCTGCCTCACCATCGAGACACCCGACAGCCATTACGAGATCGTCCTGGTCAAGGGGCGGATCGCCCTGGTGAGCTCCTCGCAGCGCGAGGAGCACGACCGCCTCGGCCGCCTGCTGGTGAACAAATTCGGCTTCCCCGAGGCGCGGCTGGCCGACGCCCTCCAGGAGGCGGCGCGGCGCCGCCAGCGGTTGGGCGAGTATCTGTACGACATCGGCGCCGTGGAACTGGAACCGGTGATCGAAGCGCTCCGGCACCAGTTCACCGCCACCTTCCACCGCCTGCTCCCCGCCACCGCCGGCACGTACCGCTTCGAGGAACGGGAGGACCTCTTCTTCCATCCCGAGATCCTCCAGCGGCTGGAGGCGGAAAAATCGCTGGCGGACGACCTGGCGGTGCCCATCGGCAGCGTGGCGAAATTCCACGATCGCTACGGCATCGTGAAAGGCCCCGCCGACGGGCTATACGTGTTGACCGCCGGTTCCCGCTCCCCCGAACCCGACGAGATCCTCGCTTCGGAGCGACTCTTCAGCATGCTGGACATGCTGCGCAAGCATTTCCACACCGTCGTCATCGACTCGCCGCCGTCGGCCATGGTCAGCGACTCGAACACCCTGTCGCCCCACGTGGACGGGATCGTGTACGTCGTCCGCTACGGCAAGCTGCCCCGCAAGCTGATCCAGAGCACGGTGGAACGCCTCCGCGCCAACAGCGGCAAGATTTTCGGCGTGGTGCTCAACGGGGTCAACATCCGGCGGGAATCGTACGTGGACGAATACTACTACTACAGCGACTACTACCGCCGGACCGACGAAAGCTGAGCCGCCGCCCCCTCCGCGCGCGGCCTATCGTAACGCATCCAGCTCCCGCCGCGCCGCTTCGTTGCCCGGTTCCGCCGCCAGCAATGCCGTGTAGCACTGCCGAGCCCTGTCCCGGTCGCCGGCCAACAGATAACTGCGGCAGATCCTGAGCTGAAGCGCCCGGTCGGACGGCCGGAGGCCGGCCAGTCGCTGGTACACGCCCGCAGCCAGCGCGAACCGGCCCTTATGTTCGTAAAGGAGGGCCAGGTATTCAAGCAGCGCGGTGTTGTCGGGAAACTGCCGCACCGCCATCTCCAGCTCGGGCACCGCCTGCTCCACGAGGTCCTGCGCCACGAGCACCCGGCCCAGTTCCAGGTACAGGTTCGGCTCTTCCGGCCGGAGCCGGATCACCCGGCGCAGAGTCTCCTCGGCCCGGACGCGGTCGCCGCTGCGGGTGTACAACCGATAGAGTCGGTTCAGCGCGTCGACATCGTCCGGGAACCGGCCCCGGTACGATTCCAGCGCCTGAATGGCGCCGGTGACATCGCCGCGTGCCTCCGCGGCCTGCGCGGAGAGCAGCGCCACGCGGGGATACGCGCCGGATCGGCCGGTTAGGGCGGCCAGAAACCGTTCCCGGGCACCCACCCGTTCCGGCCGATCGAAAAATTCGTAAGCCTGGTTGGCGGCGCCCGCCGACCACGCCTGTGCATCGCCGTACGCCAGCCAGAGCGCCACCGCCTCGGCGTCGCGATTCTGCCCGATGGCCAAGCCGGCCGCCAGAGCAGTCCGGCGCGGATCGTCGGACGGGCCGCGCCCTTCCAGCATGTTAAGGTGGCCGGCGGCCTCGTCCGGCCGTCCCGCGTCGAGCGCCCAGAGCCCCAGGGTCAGGTGAATCCCGGTGGGATCCGGCGCCCACTGCAGGGCGGACCGCAAGCCGCGCCGGGCCAGTTCCCGAAAGGCCGCCTCACCGAAGAACGGCTGGAGCGGCTGGTGGTAACCGAGATCCGGCAGGAGGGCCACGGCGCGCTCCATGTGCCGTTCGGCCGCAGCCCGATCGCCGCGGCGCAGGAAGTGGATCGCGGCGATGTCGTGGAAATACGGATTGTTCGGATCCAGCTCCAGGGCCCGCCAGTAGTAGCGCCACGGATCGAGGTCGCCGCCGCGGCGCGGATCCCGTTGCCGCTCCATGGCCGCCAGGCGGTTCAGCACCGGCGCCATCTCGGCGCCGCCGAGCGGCGCGCGGTGCAGTGCGGCCGCGGCCTCCGCCAGCATCCCGGCCCGGAGCCAGGCGCGGCCGTCGAGCGGAAACGCGCGGAGGGCGTCCAGGTAGCCCTGCCACGCCGGCTCGAAGGCGCGGCTGCGGTTCAGCCCGAACCGCGCCCGTAGCGCCCAGCGCTCGCCCCATTCGAAATGTGCCTCGGCGTTGTCAGGATCCACGCGCCGCGCGACGGCAAGCGCCTCCACCGACGGCGTCTCCCGCTCCAGCACGGCCAGCAGGCGGCTCTCCTCCAACTTCAGATTGGCCAGTCCGAGCCATGCGGCCGCAGGCACGAGGAGCAGGGCCGGCGCGAAGCAAACCGCAGGCAGCCGGACCGTCTCGCCCGACCGGTTCGCCACGGCGGCGCCCAGCAATGCCGCCAGCGTATAGGCGCAAGCCAGGATGTGCATGTGAAAATCGAATGACACCTCGACGAGGACGGCCACGAGCGCCCCCTGGGTGGCTAGAAACAGGCTCTGCTTCATCGGCCGGCGGGCCGTGCGCATGCCGGACAGCAGGAGTCCGGCCAGCACGGCAACAAGGCCGACGACCGCCGCGGCGCCCACCAACCCGGCTTCAGCCAGCACCTGCAGATAGTCGCTGTGTGCAAACCAAGCCTGGCTGTTGGCTCCCGGTGCGCGATACAGGGGAAACATCCAACCGAAAGTGCCCGGACCGCAGCCCAAAACGGGGTGAGCCAGGAACATGGCCAGCGCCGACCGCCAGATCGCCACACGACCGCCGATGCTGACCAGCTGGGCTTCGGTGGACGACTGGCCCAGCCGCCAATCCAGCGGCTCCAGGCCCAGCTGAATCAGCACGCCGCCGATGATCACAAAGAGTAGTACACCGAGCCGGAATACCCGGCCGCGGTGGGACTGCAGGTCCAACTGCAGCAATCCCATTACCCCCACCGAGGCGAGCAGCCCCAGCCAGGCGCCGCGTGACAGAGAGAAGGCCACGCCCGCCGCGATCAGGCAGTTGGCCACTGCCAGCACGATCTTCCCGGACAGCGACCGGGCGCGCAAATACAGGATCAGTCCGAACGGGAAGAGCAGCGTCAGGTAGCCGGCGAAATGGTTGCGGTTAATGAAGGTGCCGTGCGCCCCCCCCCGATCGAGCCCGACCGCCACGCCCCACACCTGGTGCACGTCGAGGAGCCAGTTCAGCAGACCCCACAGGGCGATGGCGGCCGCCAGCGCTACCAGCCCGACAGCCAGCCGACGCCACTGCCGCAGGTCGTTGAACAGGGCCGCGCTCAGGAAGAAGACCAGTCCCAGGCCCGACCAGTACAGAAAGCTCTCCAGCGACATCCGCCGGTACTCGCTGAACAGGCCGGCGGCCGCGAGCGCCCCGACGGTCAGGCAGACCGCCAGTGCCAGGCGCCGCGGGCAAGCCACTTCCACCGCCCGTCCGAAAGGCGCGAACGCCAGGGCGGCAGCCGCCGCCAGCAGGCCCGTCGCCAGCAGGGTGTAACCCGGGGTCACGCCGCCGAAGTACAGCGGCGCCGTCAGCAGAATGACCAGCGCGGTTCCCCGTGCCGCGGTGGAGCGCCAGTGCCGTTTCATGCCGCGATCCGCTTAGAACCAGCTTTCCGGGACAATGACCTTGTCCCCCGGGACCAGGGGGACATCATGGATTTCGCCTTTCTTGATTTTCTTGATGTTGATCTTGAGCCGAGTGACTGTCTCGCCGTCCAATCGGATCACCTCGGCGCGGTTCTCCGCCGCGAAGGGCAGGAAGCCGCCGGCCATCAGGCACAACTCGTACACGGTCATGCCCGGCCGGAAGTCGTAGGCCCCCGGTGATTTCACCTTCCCCTCGATGTAGACCTGGTAGGACTGCGTGTCGGATTTGCGGGACGGCACATTGATGATGTCATCGGGCAGGATGGGCAGGGCGTCCGGATCCTGCCGGCCGCTGAGCACGTCCTGGAGACTGATCGTGTACTTCGTGCGCCCTTCCCCGCCAGCCGGCTGCTCGGCGGCCCGCCGGAACAGGATGGCGTCCGACGCGGCGTTTTCGGTCATCCCGCCGACAAGCGACAGGATCTCCAAGATGTTGGTCGCATCCTGCCGGAGGAAGTATTCGCCGGGCTTGCGCACCTCGCCCAGCACCAGGATCTTTTTACTCTTGTACTCCTGAATGTCGACCTTGACGGTGGGATTCAGCAGGTAGTCCCGCTCGAGCACCGCCCGGAGCTTGTCCCGGGCCTCGGTGAGAGTCAGCCCCCCCACTTCGATCTCGCCGGCCAGCTTGAGGGTGACCGTGCCGCGCGGGCTGACAGGAAACACCCCGGTCAGATCGGCTTCACCCACGACCTCAATTTTCAGCACGTCGCCGATACCGAGATGATACGTTTCAGCAGCACTCGCCCACGCCGCCGCGACGATCCACGCCAGCGCGCATCCGGCGGCCGTGACGACTCCATACAATCGTGGAAATGATGTCACCATACATCCGCCACTGGGGACATCGGGCGCAGCGGCACCCGGCGAGCTCCCGGACCGTCCTCCCGGTGTCTAGAAAATCGTGTACCGGACGCCCACCGAGAACACGTTCATGCCGAACTCGTAATCGGCGTTGCTGGAGTTGCGGTTCATGAACCGGTAGTGGGATTCGATGAACCAGCGGTCCTGCATCTGGCGGGCATAGCCGACGCCGATGAACTGGTAGTCGTCCTCGCGGTTGTCGGCCAGGTCGTCAGCGGACAGGACCTCAAAATCGTTCCAGCGCAGGCCGAACTCCAGGAACAGGTTGTCCCGAGCGGTCATCAGCCAGTTGCCCCGGCCCTGCAGATAGTAATCCGTATAGAAATCCGCGCTGTAGTTGGGCGCCTGGCTGCGCTCCCGGCCCACGGTCACGTTCAGGCCGGATCGCTCGCGCTGCATCTGGACGCCGAAGTTGTAGTACAGGTTGGTGCCGCTGCTCCAGGTGCCGCCATCGACGTCGCGATCCTGGGCGCCGATTTCGCCATTCAGGCTCCAGGCGTCGGAAAACTGCCGTTCGATGACGCCGCCGAAGGTGTTGTCGGTGTAATCCATGTAATCCGCGTCGGGGAAGTTGCGGTCATAGTACCGGTAGATGAAACCGGCCTTGGTGCGGGTGTTGAAGTGGTAGTACAACCCCGCATTGAACTGGTGTCCCCGGGAGTTGATGAAATCGTGATCGGCGCTGTCATCGTCACGGTAGTAATCGATGATGGTATTGCCGTAGCCCACGGAGAGTTCCACGTGATCGGTGGTCTTGAAGATCACGTCCGCCAGCAGGTTGTTCTGGATGAACCGGCCATACACCATCTCGTCGACGAGACGGAAATCGGGGCGGTTCGTGTTGTCCAGATTGTCCCGCAGGCGGAACAGCACGTGGTCGCTGAGCCGGTAGCCGAAGTTGAACTTGAGATAGTTGTTGTAGATATCGGAGCTGTCCAGTTCCTGGCCGGGAATTTCGGACTCGGTGTCCAGGTAGAGGTCGCCCTGGCCGCGGTAGCCGATGTTGAAGAACGACCGGGCCCCCTCCTTGCTCCACTCCAGTTCCGGCGCGATGGTGAACACCCACGTGCTGACCTCGGTACCGTCCGGGCTGTAGTACACGTTGTCGTCGTACTGGGGCATCACCGCCACGCTCAGCTTGAAGCCCTTGGCGGGTGTCGCGGCGGTAACCACGCCTGCCAGCATCAGTGCCAAGCCCATGATCAGTCCGATGAATATCCGTCTCACGCGCGCAACCTCCGTGTGATCGACTCTGTCGGTTCCCAAACCGACTCACTTTTTCCGGGAAGGATAAACGGGGCTGGCGGTCTCTTCGGTGACATTCTTCAGCCGGTAATTGCCGAAGGGGTCCGTCAGCAGGTCGTTCGGCTGGGTGCCCATGGGCTTGCCCGCGGCGTAGGCGGCCACCGCGGCGGTGAACGCGGGCAACTGCATCAACCGGAGCACGTCGTTGGCCGGCAGGCACTCTCCGGGCTCGCCGGCGGTCATCAGGCCCGCCTCGGCCAGGAGACGGATCTTGTCCTCGCACGTGACGGCCGTGAAGTTGTACTGCCGCCGCACCAGCTCGAAGGTCACCTCCGCCAGCAGGCAACGAGTGACGCACTGGGAGCAATCGGCGCGGGTGAAAGCCTCAAGGCCGTGGGCGACCAGAACGCTCCGCCTCACCTGGCAGGCTTCGGCGGCGCCCAGGTCCTTGTAAGTGGGGGGAAGCCGGCTCTCCAGCCCCAGTGCGGGGACCAGCAGCTCGGTGTACCGGCCGACAGTCATGGAATCGCCCGGGCTGTCAGCGGCCCACGCGGCCCCAGTTGCCACCAACAAGATACACACAGCCAGCGTTTTGATCTTCATGCGTGCACACCCTCAGTCAGAATACACGACACACAATAAAGTGTGTCAGATTAAATCTAACAGATTCTTAGGTATACCTGCAAGAAAAATATGGGAATCAAGATGGTGCTTTTCCAATATTGTTAAACAATTGCCCATTGTGCGGTTGACACACCCTTCGGGCGGGGTATAACATGAAAGACTCTTTCCCCATCATGGCGGGCCGGATCGGCTGATTCCAACCGACCGGTTCCGCGGCAGTTCGAGGAGGACCTGTCGATCATGAGCATCAGTCAATTGGCCCGTTCCATCGCCGAGTCGCCGACCCTGAAACTGAACCAGGCCGCCCGGGTACTCCAAGCGAAGGGGGAACCGGTGATCCATCTCGGCGCCGGTGAGCCAAAAAGCAAGGTGCCCGTCGAGGCCATCCGCGCGTCTGTCGCCCAGCTCAACACCGGTGAAGTGCGGTACACGCCCACCAGCGGGATTCCGGAGCTCAAGCGGGCGATCATCGGTTACACCGAACAGCATTACAGCCGGACCGTCGCGCCCGAGAACGTCATCGTATCCGGCGGCGCTAAGCAGTCGCTCTCCGTGCTGCTGTTCACCCTGCTCAACCCGCAGGACGAGGTGATCATCCTGGCACCCTACTGGGTCAGCTATCCGGACATGGTCAAGATGGTGTACGGCGTCCCCGTGATCGTCAAGCCGGAAGACGGCGGCTTCGAGCCCCGCTTCGACGAGATCACCCGCGCGGTGACGGCCTACACGAAAGCCATCATCATCAACAGCCCCAACAACCCTTCCGGCGCCGTCTACTCCGAGGAGTTGATCGCCCAGATCGTCCAGTTCTGCGAGAAAAAGAACATCTACGTCATCATGGACGACATCTACCATCAGCTGGTGTTCGACAGGAAGCGGGCCGCCAACGCCTACCAGTGGGCCAAGGAGGACTTGGAAAGCTCCAAAGTCATCGTGATCAACGGCGTCTCGAAGCTGTACGCCATGACCGGCTTCCGCATCGGCTGGACCATCGCGCCACGCGCGATCGTCTCGGTGATGATCAACGTGCAGGGACAGACCACGTCGTGCCCCGCTACCATCTCCCAGCACGCCTCCGTGGGCGCCCTGACCGGTTCCCAGAGTTGCGTTGAAAGCCTCCGCTTGACGCTCCAGAACAACCGTGACGTGATGGCCAGGGAGTTCGACGCGTTCGACGGCGTCCGCCTGATCAAGCCCGAAGGAACGTTCTACTGCCTGCCCGATTTTTCCGCCTTCAACCGCAACTCGGTGGAGTTGTCCAGTTTCCTGCTGGAGAAGGTCCTGGTCGTGACCGTGCCCGGGCGCGAGTTCGGCATGGAGGGCCACCTTCGCCTGAGCTACTGCGGCTCCGTCAAGGACGTCACCGAAGGCGTCGAACGGATCAAATGGGCTCTGGATCCCAACGCGCCGAGCGAGCTGTATATCGGTGACCGAAAAATCGTCAAAGACTGGTCATGAAGCACTTCCTTGAGATCAAAACGCCGGCGCAGAGCGTTGCCCAGGAGCGGGCCAGCTCCTTCACTCTGAAGCACCAGGGGTTCCCCAAGCTCAACCGGGTCTACTGGAATCTGCCGGTCCCGGCGCTGTGCGAAGAGATCGTGTTCCGCGGCGAAGGACGGCTGGCCGCCGACGGGCCTGTCCTGGTGGACACCGGCCGGCACACGGACCAGTCGCCCAACGACGCGTTCATCACCCGCGAAGCGTCCACCGAAGAGCACGTTGGCTGGGGCCAGCACAACCGGCCGTTCAGCCCGGCGAAATTCAGCGGTCTCCTGAACCGGCTTCACGCCTACCTGATGGACCGGGACGTGTTCGTCCAGGACGTCTATGCGGGCGCTGATCCCGGTCGCCGCCTGGCTGTCCGCGTGATCACCGAGCTGGCCTGGCACAGCCTGTTCGCCCGTCACCTGTTCCGCCCCGCCGATACGCTCGACGCGCAGCGAGACTTTGCACCCGACTTCACCGTCCTGTGCATCCCCTCGTTCCAGGGTTCGCCGGAGATCGACGGTGCCGCGTCGCAGACCTTCGTCGCCCTGAGCCTCGGCCAGAGGCTGGCCCTCATCGGCAACACGGCCTATGCCGGCGAGATCAAACGGGCGGTCATCACTTACCTGAACTACACGCTGCCCCTGGACGGCGTCCTGACCCTGAACTGCGCGGCCAACGTCGGCCCCGAAGGGGATCCGGCGCTGCTCTTCGGCCTGCCGGGCACCGGCAAGACCACGCTGGCCGCCGACCCGCGCCGCCGCCTGCTCGGCGACGACGCGCACGGCTGGAGCGACGAGGGGATCTTCAACCTGGAGAACGGCTGCTATGCCCGGGTGGCCGCTCTCACCGCGGCCGACGCGCCGCAGCTCCACCCCGCCACCCGCCGGTTCGGCAGCATCCTGGAGAATGTCGCATACGATCCGCTGAGCCGGATTCCCGACCTCAGCGACGTGTCCCGCACCGACAACGCGCGCTGCGCCTGCCCTCTGGCGTTCGTCGACCAGGCAGTGGCCGAGCCGCCGGCCGGCCACCCCCGGCACGTCGTGATGCTCATCGGCGACGCCTCGGGCGTCATGCCGCCCATCGCCCGGCTCACCCCCGAGCAGGCGGTCTACCAGTTCATCTCCGGGTATTCGGCCCGAATCAACACCCCCAAGTCCGGCAAAGGCGCGGAGCCGGAAGTCGTCTTCAGCCCCTGCTTCGGCGCCCCGTCCATGGTTCTGCCGCCCGGCGTCTACGCCGACCTGCTGCTGCGCAAGATCACCCGCCACGGCATCAACTGCTGGCTGCTGAACACCGGCTGGGTGGGCCGGTTCGGCTCGGGCAAGCGCATCGGTCTCCACCACTCCCGCGCCCTGCTGCAAGCGGCCCTCGACGGCGCGCTCGACAAGGTCAAGTATTGCAAGGATTCCGTGTTCGGATTCTCCGTCCCCATCGCCTGCCCCAACGTGCCCGAGGAT includes the following:
- a CDS encoding DUF4388 domain-containing protein; the protein is MDELKTESFDIQEYLTLIKKNRLLILACVLAGAFLALIFNESRTPIYSATVRIEVRSVPQVLLTQYAYVSDWWTKERDLNTQFEILRSPAILERVVRKARIMEQAEPPGERSSGTARFFSGLTHFFGLSQPEAAAPTGSHSQQEFDAMVASLCAGVTIEPVKDTNLADITIKHSNPSVAFMATDTIAKAYEDFILETRFDEIRRMMNIYTDQLVTLKKTLRESEEDYLAFIQRTGISSLQEKKEITLEGLSDLKLNYTDTKIRRAEVEADLETLQGVSQESDLARLLQAPLLDKNAALNQLKLEILNVQFQLQDLQKRYRPQHPEVTKKESMLQSLVTKFRGELDTHLRSKRAERDALIAKENELARAIRENESIAIKDSSVALQYKKFKDELDSNKTLYETLLNKIKELDITKSSRESSIQVVEQPVRPVDPISPRKGVNLLLGLLLGLLTGVGLAFGLEYLDQTLRNTDQIKHLLKLPTIAMIGQLNDKELAGATVPLVTEPSIPGTFQEAFRFLKTNLTIATLNRRHTLMMITSTGSGEGKTTVAVNLALSFAREGKDVLLVDLDLRRPKVHAALGIDNRQGFTDLMVDPFTCIPLSGSLDSIPLSDLIYLLIHLGHSGCLTIETPDSHYEIVLVKGRIALVSSSQREEHDRLGRLLVNKFGFPEARLADALQEAARRRQRLGEYLYDIGAVELEPVIEALRHQFTATFHRLLPATAGTYRFEEREDLFFHPEILQRLEAEKSLADDLAVPIGSVAKFHDRYGIVKGPADGLYVLTAGSRSPEPDEILASERLFSMLDMLRKHFHTVVIDSPPSAMVSDSNTLSPHVDGIVYVVRYGKLPRKLIQSTVERLRANSGKIFGVVLNGVNIRRESYVDEYYYYSDYYRRTDES
- a CDS encoding pyridoxal phosphate-dependent aminotransferase; translation: MSISQLARSIAESPTLKLNQAARVLQAKGEPVIHLGAGEPKSKVPVEAIRASVAQLNTGEVRYTPTSGIPELKRAIIGYTEQHYSRTVAPENVIVSGGAKQSLSVLLFTLLNPQDEVIILAPYWVSYPDMVKMVYGVPVIVKPEDGGFEPRFDEITRAVTAYTKAIIINSPNNPSGAVYSEELIAQIVQFCEKKNIYVIMDDIYHQLVFDRKRAANAYQWAKEDLESSKVIVINGVSKLYAMTGFRIGWTIAPRAIVSVMINVQGQTTSCPATISQHASVGALTGSQSCVESLRLTLQNNRDVMAREFDAFDGVRLIKPEGTFYCLPDFSAFNRNSVELSSFLLEKVLVVTVPGREFGMEGHLRLSYCGSVKDVTEGVERIKWALDPNAPSELYIGDRKIVKDWS
- a CDS encoding tetratricopeptide repeat protein, which encodes MKRHWRSTAARGTALVILLTAPLYFGGVTPGYTLLATGLLAAAAALAFAPFGRAVEVACPRRLALAVCLTVGALAAAGLFSEYRRMSLESFLYWSGLGLVFFLSAALFNDLRQWRRLAVGLVALAAAIALWGLLNWLLDVHQVWGVAVGLDRGGAHGTFINRNHFAGYLTLLFPFGLILYLRARSLSGKIVLAVANCLIAAGVAFSLSRGAWLGLLASVGVMGLLQLDLQSHRGRVFRLGVLLFVIIGGVLIQLGLEPLDWRLGQSSTEAQLVSIGGRVAIWRSALAMFLAHPVLGCGPGTFGWMFPLYRAPGANSQAWFAHSDYLQVLAEAGLVGAAAVVGLVAVLAGLLLSGMRTARRPMKQSLFLATQGALVAVLVEVSFDFHMHILACAYTLAALLGAAVANRSGETVRLPAVCFAPALLLVPAAAWLGLANLKLEESRLLAVLERETPSVEALAVARRVDPDNAEAHFEWGERWALRARFGLNRSRAFEPAWQGYLDALRAFPLDGRAWLRAGMLAEAAAALHRAPLGGAEMAPVLNRLAAMERQRDPRRGGDLDPWRYYWRALELDPNNPYFHDIAAIHFLRRGDRAAAERHMERAVALLPDLGYHQPLQPFFGEAAFRELARRGLRSALQWAPDPTGIHLTLGLWALDAGRPDEAAGHLNMLEGRGPSDDPRRTALAAGLAIGQNRDAEAVALWLAYGDAQAWSAGAANQAYEFFDRPERVGARERFLAALTGRSGAYPRVALLSAQAAEARGDVTGAIQALESYRGRFPDDVDALNRLYRLYTRSGDRVRAEETLRRVIRLRPEEPNLYLELGRVLVAQDLVEQAVPELEMAVRQFPDNTALLEYLALLYEHKGRFALAAGVYQRLAGLRPSDRALQLRICRSYLLAGDRDRARQCYTALLAAEPGNEAARRELDALR
- a CDS encoding phosphoenolpyruvate carboxykinase (ATP) is translated as MKHFLEIKTPAQSVAQERASSFTLKHQGFPKLNRVYWNLPVPALCEEIVFRGEGRLAADGPVLVDTGRHTDQSPNDAFITREASTEEHVGWGQHNRPFSPAKFSGLLNRLHAYLMDRDVFVQDVYAGADPGRRLAVRVITELAWHSLFARHLFRPADTLDAQRDFAPDFTVLCIPSFQGSPEIDGAASQTFVALSLGQRLALIGNTAYAGEIKRAVITYLNYTLPLDGVLTLNCAANVGPEGDPALLFGLPGTGKTTLAADPRRRLLGDDAHGWSDEGIFNLENGCYARVAALTAADAPQLHPATRRFGSILENVAYDPLSRIPDLSDVSRTDNARCACPLAFVDQAVAEPPAGHPRHVVMLIGDASGVMPPIARLTPEQAVYQFISGYSARINTPKSGKGAEPEVVFSPCFGAPSMVLPPGVYADLLLRKITRHGINCWLLNTGWVGRFGSGKRIGLHHSRALLQAALDGALDKVKYCKDSVFGFSVPIACPNVPEDLLHPERAWRSKDAYAKCCRALAFRFAENFKKYKARCPAGVAKAGPKH
- a CDS encoding phospholipase A, whose translation is MRRIFIGLIMGLALMLAGVVTAATPAKGFKLSVAVMPQYDDNVYYSPDGTEVSTWVFTIAPELEWSKEGARSFFNIGYRGQGDLYLDTESEIPGQELDSSDIYNNYLKFNFGYRLSDHVLFRLRDNLDNTNRPDFRLVDEMVYGRFIQNNLLADVIFKTTDHVELSVGYGNTIIDYYRDDDSADHDFINSRGHQFNAGLYYHFNTRTKAGFIYRYYDRNFPDADYMDYTDNTFGGVIERQFSDAWSLNGEIGAQDRDVDGGTWSSGTNLYYNFGVQMQRERSGLNVTVGRERSQAPNYSADFYTDYYLQGRGNWLMTARDNLFLEFGLRWNDFEVLSADDLADNREDDYQFIGVGYARQMQDRWFIESHYRFMNRNSSNADYEFGMNVFSVGVRYTIF